Below is a window of Ilyobacter polytropus DSM 2926 DNA.
TAAAAACAGTTAAAATATCAACAATATAAAGTGATATATTTTGATTTAAAAAGGGATTCCAGTTGGAATCCCTTTTTAAATTCATAGTTTAATTCAAATCTACAACACGAAATTCTCGATATATATTTTTTAAATACGAGCGCCAACACTGACTTTTGTAATTTGGTCATTCTAACTTCTTGTAAACGGCAAAGAAATGAGGAACAGGTGGTTCTTGGGTATCATCATAAGCTTCAAAACTCTCTTCCCTTAGGCCACATCGTATAAAACCGTCTATCTCGTCTTTATCAAGAGGAAGTGGGATGTCATCTTCCTGTTCTTCCTTAAGACGACTTCTACACGAGACAAGAATGTATCCCTGCGGAGCCAGTAGAGAGACCATTGCATCTCTTGCTTGTACTCTGTACTTACCTGGTAAAACTTGGATTGTATTACACTCGTAAACAAGATCAAAACTTTCAAACCATTTTGAAGGGTAATCAAAAAGATCAGCTATAAGATATTTTACTTTGGTATATGGATAACGTTTTTTACAAAGACGTATTGCTTCAGGAGAAATATCAAAAGCAGTTACCTCATATCCCGCTTCACTCAAAGCTTCTGCATCATCTCCTACTCCACATCCAATAACAATTGCCTTAAGTTCTGTACTTTTAAAAGTATAAGTTTTTAACCATTTTAAAAGATAAGGATTGGGTTCAAGGTCTGCCCAGAAGACATCTCTATAATCTCCTTCTGCATCGGTATAAATACTATCAAACCAATCAGTAGGTCTATCTTGATCTTGGTAAGATTTGACAATTTTTTTATATGCAATGGGATCAAACTTTTTCATGCTTTTTTACCTCCTGCATTTGATGCAATATTTTTATATACAACTCAAAAGGTAGGTTATTAAGCCTACCTTTTGAGTTGTAAAGGAATTTTTTGGAGAAAGTCATTCACAACAGTGATTAAAACTGATACGTCTAAAATAGCCTTCTGAAAATTAAAAAAAATCCTTTTAAAAGATCAATACTTCAATATATTAGCCGATAATATTATTTATGATGATAAGGGATTCCTTTGGAGAGAGTTTCTAGACTTTGATTTATTAGAGGATTTAAAGTTAAATTTAGTATAATTTTACGGGTAGGTTAATTTAAAAAATAAAAGTCAGGAGGTTAAAATGAAAGAGTGGAGATGTAAAAAATGTGGACACGTTTATGAGAATATGGATACTCACATCAGAGATGGTCTGCCTAACGGAAGTATGCTTGCTACTATCGACATGCTAGATACTGAAGAAGGTCTTGATGATATTCCTTTTGAAGAATTGCCAACAGATTGGGTATGCCCTGTCTGCCAAGCTTCAAAAGATGAATTTGAGGCGATAGAGAAAGAAAAAAAAGCTCCTGAATCTGAAAAATGGCTTTGTAATCC
It encodes the following:
- a CDS encoding class I SAM-dependent methyltransferase codes for the protein MKKFDPIAYKKIVKSYQDQDRPTDWFDSIYTDAEGDYRDVFWADLEPNPYLLKWLKTYTFKSTELKAIVIGCGVGDDAEALSEAGYEVTAFDISPEAIRLCKKRYPYTKVKYLIADLFDYPSKWFESFDLVYECNTIQVLPGKYRVQARDAMVSLLAPQGYILVSCRSRLKEEQEDDIPLPLDKDEIDGFIRCGLREESFEAYDDTQEPPVPHFFAVYKKLE
- a CDS encoding rubredoxin, which translates into the protein MKEWRCKKCGHVYENMDTHIRDGLPNGSMLATIDMLDTEEGLDDIPFEELPTDWVCPVCQASKDEFEAIEKEKKAPESEKWLCNPCGYVYDPNIGDTDHDIPIGTEFNDLPDTWVCPLCGAPKEDFSVI